One stretch of Streptomyces sp. NBC_01363 DNA includes these proteins:
- a CDS encoding acyl carrier protein yields the protein MAATQEEIVTGLAEIVNEIAGIPVEDVQLDKSFTDDLDVDSLSMVEVVVAAEERFDVKIPDEDVKNLKTVGDAADYILKHQG from the coding sequence ATGGCCGCCACTCAGGAAGAGATCGTCACCGGTCTCGCCGAGATCGTCAACGAGATCGCCGGGATCCCGGTCGAGGACGTCCAGCTGGACAAGTCCTTCACCGACGACCTGGACGTCGACTCGCTGTCCATGGTCGAGGTCGTCGTCGCCGCCGAGGAGCGCTTCGACGTGAAGATCCCCGACGAGGACGTCAAGAACCTCAAGACCGTCGGCGACGCTGCCGACTACATCCTCAAGCACCAGGGCTGA
- a CDS encoding ketoacyl-ACP synthase III, which translates to MSKIKPSQGAPYARIMGVGGYRPTRVVPNEVILETIDSSDEWIRSRSGIATRHWASEEETVAAMSVEASGKAIADSGIRPDQIGAVIVSTVSHFKQTPAIATEIAHLVGAGKPAAFDISAGCAGFGYGLTLAKGMIVEGSAEYVLVIGVERLSDLTDKEDRATAFLFGDGAGAVVVGPSKVPAIGPTVWGSEGDKSDTIKQTVAWDEFHAERPEKFPAITQEGQAVFRWAVFEMAKVAQQALDAAGIAPEDLDVFIPHQANMRIIDSMVKTLKLPENVTVARDVETTGNTSAASIPLAMERLLATGQAKSGDTALVIGFGAGLVYAATVVTLP; encoded by the coding sequence ATGTCGAAGATCAAGCCCAGCCAGGGCGCCCCGTACGCACGGATCATGGGTGTCGGCGGCTACCGCCCGACCCGTGTCGTGCCCAACGAGGTGATCCTCGAGACGATCGACTCGTCCGACGAGTGGATCCGTTCGCGCTCCGGCATCGCCACCCGCCACTGGGCCTCCGAGGAGGAGACCGTGGCCGCGATGTCCGTCGAGGCGTCCGGCAAGGCCATCGCGGACTCCGGGATCAGGCCCGATCAGATCGGCGCCGTGATCGTCTCCACCGTCTCGCACTTCAAGCAGACCCCGGCCATCGCGACCGAGATCGCCCACCTGGTCGGCGCGGGCAAGCCCGCCGCCTTCGACATCTCGGCCGGCTGCGCGGGCTTCGGCTACGGGCTGACCCTCGCCAAGGGCATGATCGTCGAGGGTTCGGCGGAGTACGTGCTCGTCATCGGCGTGGAGCGGCTCAGCGACCTCACCGACAAGGAGGACCGCGCGACGGCCTTCCTCTTCGGCGACGGCGCCGGTGCGGTCGTCGTCGGTCCCTCCAAGGTGCCGGCCATAGGCCCGACCGTCTGGGGCTCCGAGGGCGACAAGTCCGACACCATCAAGCAGACCGTGGCGTGGGACGAGTTCCACGCCGAGCGCCCGGAGAAGTTCCCGGCCATCACGCAGGAGGGCCAGGCGGTGTTCCGCTGGGCCGTCTTCGAGATGGCGAAGGTCGCCCAGCAGGCGCTGGACGCGGCCGGGATCGCCCCGGAAGACCTGGACGTCTTCATTCCGCACCAGGCAAACATGCGGATCATCGACTCGATGGTGAAGACCCTGAAGCTGCCGGAGAACGTCACCGTCGCGCGCGACGTGGAGACCACCGGCAACACCTCCGCCGCCTCGATTCCGCTCGCTATGGAGCGGCTTCTGGCGACCGGTCAGGCGAAGAGCGGCGACACCGCGCTCGTCATCGGCTTCGGGGCGGGTCTCGTCTACGCCGCGACGGTCGTTACCCTCCCCTAG
- a CDS encoding ACP S-malonyltransferase: MLVLVAPGQGAQTPGFLTPWLDLPGASDRIAAWSDAIGLDLTHYGTKADADEIRDTSVAQPLLVAAGLLSAAALDASPNVVAGHSVGEITAAALAGVIGDEAALRLVRTRGLAMAEAAAVTETGMAALLGGDPDVSVAHLEKLGLTPANVNGAGQIVAAGTAAQIAALVEDKPEGVRRVVPLKVAGAFHTSHMAPAVDRLREAAAELTPADPAVTYVSNADGKAVATGDEVISRLVGQVANPVRWDLCMETFKELGVTALIEACPGGTLTGLAKRALPGVRTLALKTPDDLDAARALISEHAGA, translated from the coding sequence GTGCTCGTACTCGTCGCTCCCGGCCAAGGCGCTCAGACGCCCGGCTTCCTGACTCCCTGGCTCGACCTTCCCGGTGCCTCCGACCGCATCGCGGCCTGGTCCGACGCCATCGGGCTCGACCTCACCCACTACGGCACCAAGGCCGACGCGGATGAGATCCGTGACACCTCGGTGGCGCAGCCGCTGCTGGTGGCCGCAGGTCTGCTGTCCGCCGCCGCGCTCGACGCGTCGCCGAACGTCGTCGCAGGTCACAGCGTTGGCGAGATCACTGCCGCAGCCCTCGCCGGAGTCATCGGCGACGAGGCCGCGCTGCGTCTCGTGCGGACCCGTGGGCTGGCCATGGCCGAGGCCGCGGCGGTCACCGAGACCGGCATGGCGGCGCTGCTGGGCGGGGACCCGGACGTGTCGGTCGCGCACCTGGAGAAGCTCGGGCTGACCCCGGCGAACGTCAACGGGGCCGGTCAGATCGTCGCCGCGGGCACCGCCGCGCAGATCGCCGCGCTGGTCGAGGACAAGCCCGAGGGCGTGCGCCGCGTGGTGCCCCTCAAGGTCGCCGGTGCCTTCCACACGAGCCACATGGCCCCCGCCGTCGACCGGCTGCGCGAGGCCGCCGCGGAGCTGACGCCCGCCGATCCGGCCGTGACATATGTCTCGAACGCCGACGGGAAGGCCGTCGCCACCGGCGACGAGGTCATCTCCCGGCTGGTCGGCCAGGTGGCCAACCCGGTCCGCTGGGACCTGTGCATGGAGACCTTCAAGGAGCTGGGCGTCACGGCTCTCATCGAGGCCTGCCCCGGCGGCACCCTCACGGGTCTCGCCAAGCGCGCGCTGCCCGGTGTCCGGACACTCGCGCTCAAGACCCCCGACGACCTCGACGCGGCCCGCGCGCTCATCTCCGAGCACGCAGGCGCCTAA